One region of Myxococcus stipitatus genomic DNA includes:
- a CDS encoding SLC13 family permease: protein MALAIFLFTYVFIAGARLPYLKLDRPGGALLGAVLMVVLGVVTPAEVFNHSEDPARHAIDADTIVLLLGMMLLAAYLSQAAFFRTAGAWAVRRARTPRLLLVAVTFISAILSAFLVNDTVCLMLTPLVLATVDDARLPPVPYLLAVCMGSNSGSVATFTGNPQNMLIQGASGLSYASFAAYMALPALLSTAIVAGALLFIFRFDLPATRFEPRPPPPPVDRALLALTLVVLAGVVVAFFAGLPMSWSALAGAACVMALSRREPREALDRVDWVLLLFFSSLFVVVYGVNKHGWAEEIRLLFAPLMAGPAWKETLGFAGLTLVASNLFSNVPFVMLARTWVPTLQNVELGWHVLALGSTLAGNLTLVGSVANLIVFEAARGKVDMTFMGYLRVGLPVTLVSFVVGLAVLLAEHALF, encoded by the coding sequence GTGGCCCTCGCCATCTTCCTGTTCACGTACGTCTTCATCGCCGGCGCCCGGCTCCCCTACCTCAAACTCGACCGTCCTGGTGGCGCGCTGCTGGGCGCGGTGCTGATGGTGGTGCTCGGCGTCGTAACACCCGCCGAGGTCTTCAACCACAGCGAGGACCCCGCCCGTCACGCCATCGACGCGGACACCATCGTCCTCCTGCTCGGGATGATGCTGCTGGCGGCCTACCTGTCGCAGGCGGCCTTCTTCCGCACGGCGGGCGCCTGGGCGGTGCGCCGCGCCCGCACACCGAGGCTGCTGCTGGTGGCGGTGACGTTCATCTCCGCCATCCTGTCCGCCTTCCTCGTCAACGACACCGTGTGCCTGATGCTCACGCCGCTGGTGCTCGCCACCGTGGACGACGCGCGCCTGCCGCCCGTGCCTTACCTGCTGGCCGTGTGCATGGGCAGCAACAGCGGCTCGGTCGCCACGTTCACCGGCAACCCGCAGAACATGCTCATCCAGGGCGCGTCCGGGCTGTCCTACGCGAGCTTCGCCGCGTACATGGCGCTGCCCGCGCTCCTGTCCACCGCCATCGTCGCGGGCGCCCTGCTCTTCATCTTCCGCTTCGACCTGCCAGCGACGCGCTTCGAGCCCCGGCCTCCGCCTCCTCCCGTGGACCGGGCGTTGCTCGCGCTGACGCTGGTGGTGCTCGCCGGCGTGGTGGTGGCCTTCTTCGCGGGGCTGCCGATGAGCTGGAGCGCGCTGGCCGGGGCCGCCTGCGTCATGGCCCTGTCGCGCCGCGAGCCGCGCGAGGCGCTGGACCGCGTGGACTGGGTGTTGCTGCTGTTCTTCTCCAGCCTCTTCGTCGTCGTGTACGGCGTGAACAAGCACGGCTGGGCGGAGGAGATCCGCCTGCTGTTCGCGCCGCTGATGGCGGGCCCGGCGTGGAAGGAGACGCTCGGGTTCGCGGGGCTGACGCTGGTGGCCTCCAACCTCTTCAGCAACGTGCCGTTCGTCATGCTCGCGCGCACGTGGGTGCCCACGCTGCAGAACGTGGAGCTGGGCTGGCACGTGCTCGCGCTGGGGTCGACGCTGGCGGGCAACCTGACGCTGGTGGGCAGCGTGGCCAACCTCATCGTCTTCGAGGCCGCGCGCGGCAAGGTCGACATGACCTTCATGGGCTATCTGCGCGTGGGGCTGCCCGTCACCCTGGTCAGCTTCGTCGTGGGCCTCGCGGTGCTCCTCGCGGAGCACGCGCTGTTCTGA
- a CDS encoding ribonuclease H-like domain-containing protein: MLADWSQRQGQTQARRATPARPPPGPLPVVPEETPQGLIHVCEHLLSADHHHGSAPVAGALDVEAPLIASLALHEDLATVDFQRMLFLDTETTGLAGGTGTVPFLVGLAWFEGRSLRVRQLFLRKLGEEAPMLRWLAARMARSSCLVTFNGKSFDWPLLRTRFVLNRVPTPRELPHLDLLHCARRVFKHRGAGTRLVHMEEQVLGYRRVDDVDGSLIPELYFRYLRGGDGSALTPVLEHNANDLLLLAALLGELGRRFRAGADAGAGFSSEDPRDLLGFAGVALRAGDHARARAFAHAAARGSGTVGVEALALASRLARMAGEPQAAANHLLQALGAARGVQAATLHLELAKLFEHALKDLGRALEHARKSAAAELPEDHRRRIVRLEGRIERGSRPRAPRP; the protein is encoded by the coding sequence ATGCTCGCGGACTGGTCGCAGCGCCAGGGCCAGACGCAGGCGCGCCGCGCCACGCCCGCGCGTCCACCTCCGGGGCCCCTGCCGGTGGTGCCCGAGGAGACGCCGCAGGGGCTCATCCACGTCTGCGAGCACCTGCTCTCCGCCGACCACCACCATGGCTCGGCGCCCGTCGCGGGGGCGCTGGACGTGGAGGCGCCTCTCATCGCCAGCCTCGCGCTGCACGAGGACCTGGCGACCGTGGACTTCCAGCGGATGCTCTTCCTCGACACGGAGACCACGGGGCTGGCGGGAGGCACGGGCACGGTGCCCTTCCTGGTGGGGCTCGCCTGGTTCGAGGGGCGCTCGCTGCGGGTGCGCCAGCTCTTCCTGCGCAAGCTGGGCGAGGAGGCGCCCATGCTGCGCTGGCTGGCGGCGCGCATGGCGCGCTCGTCCTGCCTCGTGACGTTCAACGGCAAGAGCTTCGACTGGCCGCTGTTGCGCACCCGCTTCGTGCTCAACCGCGTCCCCACGCCCCGGGAGCTGCCGCACCTGGACCTGCTCCACTGCGCGCGCCGCGTCTTCAAGCACCGGGGCGCGGGCACGCGGCTGGTCCACATGGAGGAGCAGGTCCTCGGCTACCGTCGCGTGGACGACGTGGACGGCTCGCTCATCCCGGAGCTGTACTTCCGCTACCTGCGCGGCGGGGACGGCTCGGCGCTGACGCCCGTGCTGGAGCACAACGCCAACGATCTGCTCCTGCTCGCGGCGCTGCTCGGCGAACTGGGCCGCCGCTTCCGGGCGGGCGCGGACGCGGGCGCCGGCTTCTCGAGCGAGGACCCTCGGGACCTGCTGGGCTTCGCGGGCGTGGCGCTCCGCGCGGGAGACCATGCCCGGGCCCGAGCCTTCGCGCACGCGGCGGCCCGCGGGTCCGGCACCGTCGGCGTCGAGGCCCTGGCCCTGGCCTCCCGGCTGGCGCGCATGGCCGGGGAGCCCCAGGCGGCGGCGAACCACCTGCTCCAGGCGCTCGGGGCCGCCCGGGGCGTCCAGGCCGCCACGCTCCACCTGGAGCTCGCCAAGCTGTTCGAGCACGCACTCAAGGACCTCGGCCGGGCGCTGGAGCACGCGAGGAAGTCCGCCGCCGCGGAGTTGCCAGAGGACCACCGGCGCCGCATCGTCCGCCTCGAGGGCCGCATCGAGCGGGGCTCGAGGCCCCGGGCCCCACGCCCCTGA
- a CDS encoding glutamine amidotransferase-related protein, protein MRAVVYQHEEHEGVGLLGPALEEVGFTLVHRFRAVRREDVDAELVVVMGGPMGVYEADQHPFLRDELAILLERLANERPCVGFCLGAQMLAAAAGAEVFPGKNGFEVGAAPVRWTQDGLTDPVIAGARAKTVVAHWHGDTFKPVPGATLLASTDRYVQQAFRLGSSYGFQFHLELTALELGRWLDLGADDLKQRGKDLADLKGQLPKLKAAEQENTALLQRLAHHFARLAR, encoded by the coding sequence ATGCGAGCCGTGGTGTATCAGCACGAGGAGCACGAGGGCGTGGGGCTGCTGGGGCCGGCGCTGGAGGAGGTCGGCTTCACGCTCGTCCACCGCTTCCGCGCGGTGCGCCGCGAGGACGTGGACGCCGAACTGGTCGTGGTGATGGGAGGCCCCATGGGCGTCTACGAGGCCGACCAGCACCCCTTCCTCCGGGACGAGCTGGCCATCCTCCTGGAGCGGCTCGCCAACGAGCGCCCGTGCGTGGGCTTCTGCCTGGGCGCGCAGATGCTCGCCGCCGCCGCGGGCGCGGAGGTATTCCCCGGCAAGAATGGCTTCGAGGTGGGCGCCGCGCCCGTGCGCTGGACGCAGGATGGGCTGACCGACCCGGTCATCGCCGGCGCGCGCGCGAAGACGGTGGTGGCCCACTGGCACGGTGACACCTTCAAGCCCGTGCCCGGCGCGACGCTGCTCGCCTCCACCGACCGTTACGTCCAGCAGGCCTTCCGTCTGGGCAGCTCGTACGGCTTCCAGTTCCACCTGGAGTTGACCGCGCTCGAGCTGGGGCGATGGCTGGACCTGGGCGCCGACGACCTGAAGCAACGCGGCAAGGACCTCGCCGACCTCAAGGGACAGCTCCCCAAGCTGAAGGCCGCCGAGCAGGAAAACACCGCGCTGCTCCAGCGACTGGCGCATCACTTCGCGCGGCTTGCGCGTTGA
- a CDS encoding cyclic nucleotide-binding domain-containing protein, with the protein MESRQLKDKAAEAFSKGRFSRAAELYEDFCRLEPKDHQSRLRTGDAWAKAGEPERAISAYQSAAEGFAKEGFLPRAIAASKLILELDPGHSGVQQMLADLYARRGTPSGPRVRGGAPGALSSAPPPELRSPVTSAPPTPSSVPTEGSGPRDSSPALPAALSLSPVSDASSSGAGHPPVADKAVEVDIALDLEAPTPASAAGVMPFEGTRPPASSLPPGLAPRSAQRDAPPSTPSEGAVARSAPQEQGAARAPGSGRWKALSSNIADSAVVETPRVPTVIEPPSAPPAFAPPGLRPRRSEGQPPAGATAVPFRELSRELGASLRAVSGPSSFTELELEADSLLHAVELAAQAGLHQRHAELGVGQEEEVFSLTEEFTSEAPSLDTLPTIPLFSDLPRDAFIELFERCPLRRFNQGERIIEQGRRGDAFYVICEGSVRVFRMEDGRRQDLATLEGGAFFGEMALLSGAPRTASVEAASEDAQLLEISAPVLAGLSRNHPQVAKALKKFVRQRMLTNVMNTSALFRLFNRTDRRALVERFLARDVERDAVIIRDGDRTDGLYVLLSGEVEVRKDGHLLTRLKEGDLFGEISLLQKTPATATVTSTRHTTLLRLPREDFDALISSHPQILVLVSELSDERLRRTEQVLGAHNTPVPELLGGEEDDLILV; encoded by the coding sequence ATGGAGTCCCGTCAACTCAAGGACAAGGCCGCGGAGGCCTTCTCCAAGGGGCGCTTCTCCCGCGCCGCGGAGCTCTACGAGGACTTCTGCCGCCTGGAGCCGAAGGACCACCAGTCCCGGCTGCGCACGGGCGATGCCTGGGCCAAGGCAGGGGAGCCCGAACGGGCCATCTCGGCCTACCAGTCCGCGGCCGAGGGCTTCGCGAAAGAGGGCTTCCTCCCGCGCGCCATCGCCGCCAGCAAGCTCATCCTCGAGTTGGACCCAGGCCACAGTGGCGTCCAGCAGATGCTCGCGGACCTGTACGCGCGGCGGGGAACTCCGTCCGGGCCGAGAGTCCGGGGAGGCGCACCCGGCGCGCTGTCCTCGGCGCCGCCGCCCGAACTCCGGAGCCCGGTGACCTCCGCACCTCCAACGCCGTCATCCGTCCCCACGGAGGGTTCGGGCCCCCGGGACTCGTCCCCGGCGCTCCCGGCGGCGCTGTCTCTTTCCCCGGTCTCGGATGCGTCGTCGAGCGGAGCCGGGCATCCCCCGGTGGCCGACAAGGCCGTCGAGGTCGACATCGCGTTGGACCTCGAGGCGCCGACGCCGGCCTCCGCCGCAGGGGTCATGCCGTTCGAGGGCACCCGGCCCCCTGCGTCCTCGCTCCCACCCGGACTGGCCCCTCGCTCCGCCCAGCGGGACGCGCCCCCTTCCACCCCGAGCGAGGGCGCGGTCGCCCGCTCGGCCCCACAGGAGCAGGGGGCCGCGCGCGCGCCCGGCAGCGGGCGTTGGAAGGCGCTGTCCTCGAACATCGCGGACTCGGCCGTGGTGGAGACGCCGCGAGTCCCCACCGTCATCGAGCCTCCCTCGGCGCCGCCCGCCTTCGCGCCTCCGGGGCTGCGTCCCCGGCGCTCGGAGGGGCAGCCACCGGCGGGCGCCACCGCCGTGCCCTTCCGCGAGCTGTCCCGGGAGCTGGGAGCGTCGCTCCGCGCGGTGTCGGGGCCCTCGTCCTTCACCGAGCTGGAGCTGGAAGCCGATTCGCTGCTGCATGCCGTGGAGCTGGCGGCCCAGGCGGGCCTGCACCAGCGCCACGCGGAGCTGGGCGTGGGACAGGAGGAGGAGGTCTTCAGCCTCACCGAGGAGTTCACCTCGGAGGCGCCCTCGCTCGACACGCTCCCCACCATCCCCCTGTTCTCGGACCTGCCGCGGGACGCCTTCATCGAGCTGTTCGAGCGCTGTCCGCTGCGTCGCTTCAACCAGGGCGAGCGCATCATCGAGCAGGGCCGCCGCGGCGATGCCTTCTACGTCATCTGCGAGGGCAGCGTTCGCGTGTTCCGGATGGAGGATGGGCGGCGCCAGGACCTCGCGACGCTCGAGGGCGGCGCCTTCTTCGGGGAGATGGCGCTGTTGTCCGGCGCGCCGCGCACCGCCTCCGTGGAGGCCGCGTCCGAGGACGCGCAGCTGCTGGAGATCTCCGCGCCGGTGCTCGCGGGCCTCTCGCGCAACCACCCCCAGGTGGCGAAGGCCCTCAAGAAGTTCGTGCGTCAGCGCATGCTGACCAACGTCATGAACACGTCCGCGCTCTTCCGCCTCTTCAACCGGACGGACCGGCGCGCTCTGGTGGAGCGCTTCCTCGCTCGCGACGTCGAGCGCGACGCCGTCATCATCCGCGACGGAGACAGGACGGATGGCCTGTACGTGCTGTTGTCCGGCGAGGTGGAGGTCCGCAAGGACGGCCACCTGCTGACGCGACTGAAGGAGGGGGACCTGTTCGGGGAGATCTCCCTGCTCCAGAAGACGCCGGCCACCGCGACGGTGACGTCCACCCGGCACACCACGCTGCTGCGCCTGCCGCGCGAGGACTTCGACGCCCTCATCTCCAGCCACCCGCAGATCCTCGTGCTCGTGTCCGAGCTGAGCGACGAGCGGCTGCGGCGCACCGAACAGGTGCTCGGCGCGCACAACACCCCCGTGCCGGAGCTGCTGGGCGGGGAGGAGGACGACCTCATCCTGGTCTGA
- a CDS encoding general secretion pathway protein GspE, whose amino-acid sequence MDAGLLSETQLRSALAEQRKWGGRLGLTLVQMGFVDESSMVHALSRQLAIPTVDLENLTPSPIAMQALRVDIAERYTVFPTVADPASKLLTVATSDPTNVESLQELAFHTGQRIQVVVAAASSIERAIRRHYHGEITSATASPLVFGIEESTFELAPPSEPLEMVPANRGGPPPSGPQRENELTQRVAVLTQQVADLERMVAQQARSLRAMLELLETRGLVTRDDYLAKVR is encoded by the coding sequence ATGGACGCGGGCCTCCTGTCGGAGACCCAGCTGCGCTCCGCGCTCGCCGAGCAGCGCAAGTGGGGAGGCCGCCTGGGGCTCACCCTGGTGCAGATGGGCTTCGTGGACGAGAGCTCCATGGTCCACGCGCTGTCGCGACAGCTGGCCATCCCCACCGTGGACCTGGAGAACCTGACGCCCTCCCCCATCGCGATGCAGGCGCTGCGCGTGGACATCGCCGAGCGCTACACCGTCTTCCCCACCGTGGCGGACCCCGCCAGCAAGCTGCTCACCGTGGCCACGTCGGACCCGACGAACGTCGAGTCCCTCCAGGAGCTGGCCTTCCACACCGGCCAGCGCATCCAGGTCGTCGTGGCCGCCGCTTCGTCCATCGAGCGCGCCATCCGGCGGCACTACCACGGGGAGATCACCTCCGCGACGGCGTCCCCGCTGGTCTTCGGCATCGAGGAGTCCACCTTCGAGCTGGCGCCTCCCTCCGAGCCCCTGGAGATGGTGCCCGCCAACCGGGGTGGTCCCCCGCCCTCGGGCCCTCAGCGGGAGAACGAGCTGACCCAGCGCGTGGCGGTGCTCACCCAGCAGGTCGCGGACCTGGAGCGGATGGTCGCGCAGCAGGCCCGCTCGCTGCGCGCGATGCTGGAGCTGCTGGAGACGCGCGGGCTCGTCACCCGCGACGACTACCTGGCCAAGGTGCGCTGA
- a CDS encoding bile acid:sodium symporter family protein has product MQSNVLTAVLIPLSLAVIMLGLGLSLTLEDFKRVIQFPRPVLLGLVIQMLVLPLVCALIAHAFELRPELAVGLMLLAASPGGATANLFSHLARGDVALNITLTAVNSALTIVSLPLIVNLSMMHFMGEGRAVPMQFDKMVQVMAIVLVPVSLGMVVRSRKPTIALRLDKPIRVLSAAFLALIVAAAVYKERQEMGSYFQQVGLAALAFNLASLAFGYLAPLLFRLPRRQAIAIGMEIGIHNGILAMTIAMSPLLLNNATMAIPPAIYSIIMYFTAAAFGYAVSRLQAPEPDAADATPSRT; this is encoded by the coding sequence ATGCAGTCCAATGTCCTCACCGCAGTGCTGATACCGCTGTCCCTGGCCGTCATCATGCTGGGCCTGGGGCTGTCGCTGACGTTGGAGGACTTCAAGCGCGTCATCCAGTTCCCTCGCCCGGTGCTGCTGGGGCTGGTCATCCAGATGCTGGTGCTGCCGCTGGTCTGCGCGCTCATCGCGCACGCCTTCGAGCTGAGGCCGGAGCTGGCGGTGGGGTTGATGCTGCTGGCGGCGTCACCGGGTGGCGCCACCGCGAACCTCTTCAGTCACCTGGCGCGGGGAGACGTCGCGCTCAACATCACGCTGACGGCGGTCAACAGCGCGCTGACCATCGTCAGCCTGCCCCTCATCGTCAACCTGTCGATGATGCACTTCATGGGCGAGGGCCGAGCGGTGCCGATGCAGTTCGACAAGATGGTCCAGGTGATGGCCATCGTGCTCGTGCCGGTGAGCCTTGGCATGGTGGTCCGCTCGAGGAAGCCCACCATCGCCCTGCGCCTGGACAAGCCCATCCGCGTGTTGTCGGCGGCGTTCCTCGCGCTCATCGTCGCGGCGGCCGTGTACAAGGAGCGCCAGGAGATGGGCTCCTACTTCCAGCAGGTGGGGCTGGCGGCCCTGGCGTTCAACCTGGCCAGCCTGGCCTTCGGGTACCTGGCGCCGCTGCTGTTCAGGCTGCCCCGGCGGCAGGCCATCGCCATCGGCATGGAGATCGGCATCCACAACGGCATCCTGGCGATGACCATCGCGATGAGCCCGCTGCTGCTGAACAACGCGACCATGGCCATCCCGCCTGCCATCTACAGCATCATCATGTACTTCACGGCGGCGGCGTTCGGTTACGCGGTCTCCCGGCTCCAGGCGCCCGAGCCCGACGCCGCCGACGCCACGCCCAGCCGCACCTGA
- the tesB gene encoding acyl-CoA thioesterase II has protein sequence MSRVLDELLALLKLEVIEENLFRGKSQDLGFRQLFGGQVLGQALSAASQTVEAHRHVHSLHGYFLRAGDASVPVVYTVDRVRDGGSFTTRRIVAIQKGQPIFTMMASFQGDEPGFAHQSPMPDVPGPEGLESEMDLLRRQAHRIPERLRDKFLCGKPIEMRPVAYVDPFAPTPHAPSKAVWFRADGQLPDDPQVHKYVLAYASDFNLISTALLPHATSFFKPDVIGASLDHALWFHGDLRVNDWLLYVMDSPWAGNARGLARGSIYTRDGRLVASVAQEGLVRIVDPARRRS, from the coding sequence ATGAGCCGTGTCCTGGACGAGCTGCTGGCGCTCCTCAAGCTGGAAGTCATCGAAGAGAACCTGTTTCGCGGGAAGAGCCAGGACTTGGGTTTTCGTCAGCTGTTCGGCGGGCAGGTGCTCGGGCAGGCGCTGTCGGCGGCGAGCCAGACGGTGGAGGCCCACCGGCACGTGCACTCGCTGCACGGCTACTTCCTGCGCGCCGGGGACGCGAGCGTGCCCGTGGTCTACACCGTGGACCGGGTGCGTGACGGCGGCAGCTTCACCACGCGGCGCATCGTCGCCATCCAGAAGGGGCAGCCCATCTTCACGATGATGGCCTCCTTCCAGGGAGACGAGCCGGGCTTCGCGCACCAGTCGCCCATGCCCGACGTGCCGGGCCCGGAGGGGTTGGAGTCGGAGATGGACCTGCTGCGCCGCCAGGCGCATCGCATCCCCGAGCGGCTGCGCGACAAGTTCCTGTGCGGCAAGCCCATCGAGATGCGGCCGGTGGCCTACGTGGACCCGTTCGCTCCCACGCCCCACGCGCCGTCCAAGGCCGTCTGGTTCAGGGCGGACGGACAGCTCCCGGATGATCCGCAGGTGCACAAGTACGTGCTCGCGTACGCGTCCGACTTCAACCTCATCAGCACCGCGCTGCTGCCGCACGCCACCAGCTTCTTCAAGCCGGACGTCATCGGCGCCAGCCTGGACCACGCGCTGTGGTTCCACGGAGACCTGCGCGTCAACGACTGGCTGCTCTATGTGATGGACAGCCCCTGGGCCGGCAATGCCCGGGGGCTGGCGCGTGGCTCCATCTACACGCGGGACGGGCGGCTCGTCGCCTCCGTGGCCCAGGAGGGCCTCGTGCGCATCGTCGACCCGGCGCGGCGCCGAAGCTGA
- a CDS encoding DEAD/DEAH box helicase produces the protein MKSEKEEAAFGGPRRNPWNTPRGLDAVLQGWRSDRQLWPCFALDEASPARAGAFAPIPDEVAPQVREALRLRGIDQLFSHQAQAFRLASAGQSLVIATPTASGKSLCYNLPLLDRFAREPQARALYLFPTKALSRDQEESLRVLMREAGLSHGAITFDGDTPADARRAARERSGVLLTNPDMLHTGILPHHANWARLFSNLRYVVIDELHTYRGVFGSHLANVLRRLQRVARFHGSDPVFVAASATIGNPQAHARRMLGRDVALVSESGAPSGERRVMVFNPPVVNAELGIRASYLKTAVRLTSDLVRAGVSTLLFGQSRNNIEVMLKYLRDRFIEEKLDPSLIQGYRGGYLPGTRRATEAALRAGEVRCVVATNALELGIDIGSLDAVVCAGYPGSVAALWQRFGRAGRRGSGSLALLVTSSAPLDQYLAGDPRFLIGAPVEHARIDPDNVEILVQHLKCASFELPFEEGEPFGDVPPESTAEALGFLAQHEVVHPTAGEGGRRVFHWSADAYPANHVSLRSVGWDNVVIIERGTDRTLAEMDFRSAHTMLHEQAIYQHEGEQYQVEHFDYENHKAFVRKVAPDYFTDAMTYVRVHVIQEDQSSAMGPSLQAGMGEVSVIEKVVGYKKIKFHTHENVGYGDVVLPEMQMHTTALWLTVPESVVRAMNAPRPAVIDSLRGLASALRTVACVGLMIDPRDVGKTLGSKDDAEGPPRKDGGVGFDPTLFLYDNVPGGVGLAARLFDQRDELLVRARRLLESCSCEEGCPACIGPAAGVMPGAAPVEPHPRKRLALEVLSALGIAGVQ, from the coding sequence ATGAAGTCGGAGAAGGAAGAGGCGGCCTTCGGTGGCCCTCGTCGCAACCCCTGGAATACCCCTCGCGGCCTGGACGCGGTCCTCCAGGGATGGCGCTCGGACCGCCAGCTCTGGCCCTGTTTCGCGCTCGACGAGGCGTCGCCCGCCCGGGCCGGCGCCTTCGCCCCCATCCCCGACGAGGTGGCGCCCCAGGTGAGGGAGGCCCTGCGCCTGCGGGGCATCGACCAGCTCTTCTCCCACCAGGCGCAGGCCTTCCGGCTCGCCAGCGCGGGACAGAGCCTGGTCATCGCCACGCCCACCGCTTCGGGTAAGAGCCTCTGCTACAACCTGCCGCTCCTGGACCGGTTCGCGCGGGAGCCCCAGGCGCGGGCGCTCTACCTCTTCCCGACGAAGGCGCTGTCGCGCGACCAGGAGGAGTCCCTGCGCGTCCTGATGCGCGAGGCGGGCCTGTCCCACGGCGCCATCACCTTCGATGGGGATACCCCCGCGGACGCTCGCCGCGCGGCCCGGGAGCGCAGCGGTGTGCTGCTCACCAACCCGGACATGCTGCACACGGGCATCCTCCCGCACCACGCGAACTGGGCGCGGCTGTTCTCCAACCTCCGCTACGTGGTCATCGACGAGCTGCACACGTACCGGGGCGTGTTCGGCTCGCACCTCGCCAACGTGCTGCGCCGGCTGCAGCGGGTGGCGCGCTTCCATGGCTCGGACCCGGTGTTCGTCGCGGCGTCGGCCACCATCGGCAATCCCCAGGCGCACGCGCGGCGGATGCTCGGGCGGGACGTGGCGCTCGTGTCGGAGAGCGGCGCGCCGTCCGGCGAGCGCCGGGTCATGGTGTTCAACCCGCCGGTGGTCAACGCGGAGCTGGGCATCCGCGCCAGCTACCTGAAGACCGCCGTGCGGCTGACCTCGGACCTGGTGCGCGCGGGCGTGTCCACGCTCCTGTTCGGGCAGTCGCGCAACAACATCGAGGTGATGCTCAAGTACCTGCGCGACCGCTTCATCGAGGAGAAGCTCGACCCGTCCCTCATCCAGGGCTACCGGGGCGGCTACCTGCCGGGGACGCGCCGGGCCACGGAGGCGGCGCTGCGCGCGGGCGAGGTCCGGTGCGTGGTGGCCACCAACGCGCTGGAGCTGGGCATCGACATCGGCTCGTTGGACGCGGTGGTGTGCGCGGGCTACCCCGGCTCCGTCGCGGCGCTGTGGCAGCGCTTCGGGCGCGCGGGACGTCGGGGCTCGGGGAGCCTCGCGCTGCTCGTGACGTCGAGCGCGCCGCTGGACCAGTACCTCGCGGGGGATCCGCGCTTCCTCATCGGCGCGCCCGTGGAGCACGCGCGCATCGACCCGGACAACGTGGAGATCCTCGTCCAGCACCTCAAGTGCGCCTCGTTCGAGCTGCCCTTCGAGGAGGGGGAGCCCTTCGGTGACGTTCCGCCGGAGTCCACCGCGGAGGCGCTCGGGTTCCTCGCGCAGCACGAGGTCGTCCATCCCACCGCGGGCGAGGGCGGGCGGCGGGTGTTCCACTGGTCGGCGGACGCGTACCCGGCGAACCACGTCTCCCTGCGCAGCGTGGGCTGGGACAACGTGGTCATCATCGAGCGGGGGACGGACCGGACGCTGGCGGAGATGGACTTCCGCTCGGCGCACACGATGCTGCACGAGCAGGCCATCTACCAACACGAGGGCGAGCAGTACCAGGTCGAGCACTTCGACTACGAGAACCACAAGGCCTTCGTGCGGAAGGTGGCGCCGGACTACTTCACGGACGCGATGACGTACGTGCGTGTCCACGTCATCCAGGAGGACCAGTCCTCGGCCATGGGGCCTTCGCTCCAGGCCGGCATGGGCGAGGTGAGCGTCATCGAGAAGGTGGTGGGCTACAAGAAGATCAAGTTCCACACGCATGAGAACGTGGGCTACGGCGACGTGGTGCTGCCCGAGATGCAGATGCACACCACGGCGCTGTGGCTGACGGTGCCGGAGTCCGTGGTGCGCGCGATGAACGCGCCGCGTCCGGCGGTCATCGACTCGCTGCGGGGGCTGGCCTCGGCGCTGCGCACGGTGGCGTGCGTGGGGTTGATGATCGACCCTCGGGACGTGGGCAAGACGCTCGGGAGCAAGGACGACGCCGAGGGGCCTCCGCGCAAGGACGGGGGCGTGGGCTTCGACCCCACCCTCTTCCTCTACGACAACGTCCCCGGGGGCGTGGGGCTCGCGGCCCGGCTCTTCGACCAGCGTGACGAGCTGCTCGTGCGCGCGCGCCGGCTCCTGGAGTCGTGCTCCTGCGAGGAGGGGTGCCCCGCGTGCATCGGCCCCGCGGCGGGTGTGATGCCCGGCGCCGCGCCCGTGGAGCCGCACCCGCGCAAGCGGCTGGCGCTGGAGGTCCTCTCCGCGCTCGGCATCGCGGGCGTGCAGTAG
- a CDS encoding FKBP-type peptidyl-prolyl cis-trans isomerase, with amino-acid sequence MKITKDSVVTLDFKLHLGDGKVVDESEGSEPLVYLQGHEEIVPGLEKALEGKAKGDSLQVVITPEEGYGAYDPDGIEEVPRDSFPEDLTLEVGGELFASDDDGNEMEVTVREIREKTVMVDFNHPLAGKTLHFDVTVRDVRAATAEELEHGHAHGPEGHGHDHDH; translated from the coding sequence ATGAAAATCACGAAGGACAGTGTCGTCACCCTCGACTTCAAACTGCACCTGGGCGACGGCAAGGTGGTGGACGAGAGCGAAGGCAGCGAGCCGCTCGTCTACCTGCAGGGCCACGAGGAGATCGTCCCGGGTCTGGAGAAGGCCCTGGAAGGCAAGGCGAAGGGCGACTCCCTGCAGGTCGTCATCACGCCCGAGGAGGGCTACGGCGCCTACGACCCCGACGGCATCGAGGAGGTCCCCCGCGACTCCTTCCCCGAGGACCTGACGCTCGAGGTGGGCGGGGAGCTGTTCGCCAGCGACGACGACGGCAACGAGATGGAGGTCACCGTCCGGGAGATCCGCGAGAAGACGGTGATGGTGGACTTCAACCACCCGCTCGCGGGCAAGACGCTCCACTTCGACGTCACCGTGCGCGACGTACGCGCCGCCACCGCCGAGGAACTGGAGCACGGCCACGCGCACGGTCCGGAAGGCCACGGGCACGACCACGACCACTGA